CCGTACGTCTTCAAGGCGGGCAAGACCTACCCCTGCAAGGTCCGCAGAACCGACGCGCTGAACGGCAGGCTGGGCGCGGGGTACAGCACGACGACTACCGCGGTGCTCGCCGGCCCGGGCTGGGACGTGGTGGAGGCCCAGTGCCTGCTGGACCATCACAAGCTGGACCCGGGTCCCGTCGACGGCGTCTACGGGCAGCAGACCATCGCGGCCGTGGCCCAGTTGCAGAAGAAGAACGGGCTCGTCGCGGACGGCATCGTCGGTGAGCACACCTGGCAGGTGCTGCGCGGATGACCGGCCCGCCACCCGAGGGCGTGGCGCTGGCCGAAGGACTCCGCGAGATGCGGGCGCGTACCGGCCTGAGCCTGGCGGCACTGGCCGGGCGCACCGCGTACAGCAAGTCCTCCTGGGAGCGGTACCTCAACGGCAATCAGGCGGTGCCGCGGCAGGCCGTCGAAGCACTGTGCGCACTGGCAGCGGAGCCGCCGGCACGCATGCTCGCCCTGTGGGAGCTGGCGGACACCGAGTGGAGCGGACGGGCCCGCTACACCCGCCCCGCCTCCCCACCACCGCTGGCCCCCGCGGGCACCGCCCCAGGGCAGACCCCAGCCGACCCAGGGCGTGCCCGGTGGTGGCATCCGTTCATCGCGGGTGCGACGGCGGCCGCCCTTGCGGTCATGGGGCTCTCCGCGCTGGCACTGACCGGTTCCGACGGCGACTCCGGCGAATCGGGAGGGCCAGCCCCCTCAGCCCTGAGCCCGCCCGCCGGCTGCTACGCAAGCGCGTGCGACGGGAAGGATCCCGAGAAAATGGTCTGCGGGCCGACCGGCAGAGTGGAGTCGGTCGGGCCGGAGCACCGTACCGAGACGGGCGCGTGGCTCGTCATCCGCTACAGCGCGACGTGCGCCGCCGGATGGGGCCGGCTCTGGGGCGCGCGGATCGGGGACGCGATCGAGATCTCGGCACCCGGCGCCGAACCGCGCCGGGTGGTCGTCAACAGCAAGGCCGATACCGGCGCCTACCTCTTCACGCCGATGGTCGGTGTGAAGAGCCGGGACAGTCTGAGACTGTGCTTCATCCCAGAGGCCGAAGAAGACACCGAGTGTTTTCCCTCCTGACACCAATGCCGAGGACGGGCTGCATACCTGACCAGCGCTGTCGGCCTACGCCGACAAACGCAGACCGCCACTGCTGCAGCTCTCCCAAGCCCGCCACCATGGAGGCATGTCCGAGTCCGCAGTCCGCTGCACCGACCGGCCTCCAGCTGCTGGCACGGCACACAAGCACCCGCATCAAGGGCCGGAAGAAGGCACCGGGAGCCCTTCCACCTGCACTTCACCCCCACCTCCGCCTCCTGGCTGAACCTCGTCGAGCGCTGGTTCACCGAGCTGACCCGCCGCAAACTCCGCCGCTCAACCCACCGCAGCGTCACCGAACTCGAACGCGACATCCGCGGCTGGATCAACGAGTGGAACAAGATGTCAACGGTCACCGTCCCGCCCGCGTCAGGCGCTCTCCCGCCGGCCAGATGCCAGACGTGTTCGCGTACGTCGGCCCGTGCGGCGCGGATGGCCCGCAGAGCCTTCTGGCCGGAGGCTGCGAGGGTGCCGACCAGGCGGGAGACAGTCGGGTCGGAGGCGACCGGCCCGAACACGGCCGTTCAGACCGCAACGTCGCGATGTCCGCGAGGCAGTCCCCACCGAGTGCGACCGCCAGGGCGACGTCCAAGAGGATCCTGCCGGAATCGTGGACGCCCGCGGCTTCCGCCACTGAGCAAGAGCCGCAGATATGGCCTGGTCAAGCCCACTCTTGCGGACCGCTTCCACGAGCAGGACCGAACCGGCCTGTGAGACGACCTGACGGCCGTCGTCCCGGACAGGCAAGCGAGCGTACGACCCGATACTCCTCTTCACCTGAGGAGTGCAGCTTCCTGACGACGAACAGGACCCTAGACAAGTCCCATCGTCCCAGGTCAGAAGCCGTTGTCGTACCGATCAAGGTGAGTGTGGGTTCGAGTGTGGCAACTCGGGCGGGTGATTTCCGGGTTTCCGGGCATGGAGGCAGGGCCTCCTGCACAGCTCGTGGGTGTCGAAGTCCATGAGCAACAGGAGGCCCTGGTGCCGCAGTCTTCCGCGTCGTTGCCTGCTGCGTCCAACTCGCCCGCCCGGCCGTGTGATTGCCTCGCGCACGTGTACGGCAACGCGGCCGATCGTGCTGGGCGTGTGCGACGCTACCCGTCGGACATGACCGACGCGGAGTGGGCGGTGGTCCGCAGCCTGCTACCGGTGCCGGGGTGGATGAACGGCAAGGGCGGCCGGCCGGAGGGCTATTGCCACCGGCAGATGATCGACGCAATCCGGTATCTCGTGGACAACGGGATCAAGTGGCGGGCGATGCCCGCGGACTTTCCCGCCTGGGACCGCGTCTACGCGTTCTTCCGCCGCTGGCGCGACCATCGCCTGATCACCGAGTTCCACGACCGACTGCGCGCCCGGGTTCGCGAAAGCGAGGGGCGGGAGAGGGAACCGACGGCCGCGATCGTCGACTCGCAGTCGGTCAAGGCAGCCGCGTCCGTCCCGGCACGCTCACGGGGCTTCGACGGGGGCAAGAAGATCAACGGCCGCAAGCGGCACCTGATCGTGGACTGCCTTGGTCTGCTGCTGATGGTGCTGGTCACCCCGGCCGACGTCACGGACCGGGACGCCGCCTGCGGCATGCTGCCCCGCCTGCTGGCCCGTCACCGCAAGATCCGGCTCGTGTGGGCCGATGGCGGCTACGCAGGCCGCCTCGTCGACTGGGCCAGGAACAGACTGCGCCTCACCCTGGAGATCGTCAAACGCAGCGACGACACCCGTGGCTTCGTCGTACTGCCCCGACGCTGGTGCGTGGAGCGCACCCTGGGCTGGCTGATGCGCTCCCGCCGCCTGACCCGCGACTACGAGACGCGCCCCGCCACCAGCGAAGCCGTGGTGCACTGGTCGATGGCCATGCTCATGGGACGCCGCATCGCCCGCCACCGCACCTGATCACTCACTGCGCCGGCATCGCAGGACGAACAGACCCGGCCGCTCCTCCGCCAGCCAGCCACGCGCGACCAGCCGCTTTGCCTTGACCCGCACACCCTCGACCTTCGACGGCACCAGCTCCAGGCCCAACCGGGCAGCCAGGTCCCTCGCCCGCAGCCCCTGGCCGACACTGCCGGCCTCCAGCACGGCCAGCAGCCTGCGGTACTCAGGAGCAAGCACCTCAACCGTGACACCCTCGCGCCACACGGGGACCACCGAACCGGCCACGGGCTCCTTCACCTCGACCGGAACCGGCGCCGGCCCGACCGGCTCCTGCAGCACAGCACCCGCAGCCAGGACCTCGGCCAGCTCCGCGAGCGCGACGACCCGCCGGCCCAGCACAGCCTCCGCCTCCACCAGCTCGACCCGAACCCGGTCCGCCTCGGCACGCAGCTCCTCCACCCGCACCCGCGCAGCCGACTCCCGAGCCTCCAACAACCCCATCACCGACGGCACCCGCATACCTCCCCGACGAAACAACACGACGTGCCGTCCCTGCCGCAGAACCACCGACATCATGCCTGAACAGCGAAAACGCAACGATCACATTCGGAAAGACAACGGCTTCTCAGCTTGGCGTTTAACCCAGCAGGTCACTCGACCTGCTGATCTGTGGTTCTTCCTGGGACATTGGGGGCGGCCGTTCTCCACGCTTCGAGATGTCGAGTCACGAAGGACAAGAGAACGGCCGCTGCGTATGAGTCTCCCGGTCCACGCGCCCGCAGGCGAGGCGTTGGATGTGTTGTCCCGCTTTCGGGTCGAGTTCTACGAAGCGCTCCACAGCCGTCAGGATGCGCTCTTCGAGCTGACTGACGCGGTGCTGTGCGCGGACGGGCCGGTGAAGACCCTGGTCGAGCTGTCGCTGGCGGTCGAGCATCGGCGCGGGCACGGCGCTTTGTATGCGGCGCTGGACCGGGGGTGGCTGGAGCCGGAGCGCCTTCGCCGCACGCTGGCCGGCCTGCCGGTGCCGAAGGCGGCCGACGGGCGGAT
The Streptomyces sp. CNQ-509 DNA segment above includes these coding regions:
- a CDS encoding XRE family transcriptional regulator — encoded protein: MTGPPPEGVALAEGLREMRARTGLSLAALAGRTAYSKSSWERYLNGNQAVPRQAVEALCALAAEPPARMLALWELADTEWSGRARYTRPASPPPLAPAGTAPGQTPADPGRARWWHPFIAGATAAALAVMGLSALALTGSDGDSGESGGPAPSALSPPAGCYASACDGKDPEKMVCGPTGRVESVGPEHRTETGAWLVIRYSATCAAGWGRLWGARIGDAIEISAPGAEPRRVVVNSKADTGAYLFTPMVGVKSRDSLRLCFIPEAEEDTECFPS
- a CDS encoding IS5 family transposase — encoded protein: MTDAEWAVVRSLLPVPGWMNGKGGRPEGYCHRQMIDAIRYLVDNGIKWRAMPADFPAWDRVYAFFRRWRDHRLITEFHDRLRARVRESEGREREPTAAIVDSQSVKAAASVPARSRGFDGGKKINGRKRHLIVDCLGLLLMVLVTPADVTDRDAACGMLPRLLARHRKIRLVWADGGYAGRLVDWARNRLRLTLEIVKRSDDTRGFVVLPRRWCVERTLGWLMRSRRLTRDYETRPATSEAVVHWSMAMLMGRRIARHRT